GAGGTACAGAAATTTGTGCCGGTATATTGATAAAACGTTCGTTTATCAAATATCCAATGGGTCTAGCCTCATTACCTAAAACATCacgaaaatgttttaatactgCATCAGGAGCGTGTTTTTCTGCTTTTTGAACTATGAAAGATCGGAATTGTTCAATGCAGGGGACATCTTTTTTGGCGGTAATGTTAAGCGCTGTGGTTATACCGAATATGGTGCCATCTTCACACATATCATCGTCAGCATCGCTTTCCATTCCATCGGCTTCACATTGGCATATGACACTACCCACGAAATTTTGAGCTGTAatttaaaaaacatattttgtttttaattgcttAAATGTATGTTCAAATGTGTATTATACCTATAATCATATCAGCCATTTGCATAGTATTGATGTGAGCTTTTAGAAATACTCTTTGCAGTAATTGTGAAATTCCATGACAATCGGGATCTGTCGGCGATCGACCTTCAAAGTCTATTTGCACTTCCTAAATAATTGAGAACTATTACTACATGATGTAAACAACAGAAGAGAACTACATACCTCATTTCCCGTATATGCCTCTGGATGGGGACCATCATCTTCATTATCACTGGAAGTTTCAGAGTCTGAACCACTTTCTAAATCTTCTTCCAttgcatttaaatttttgcGCTTGTTAGCTGACATTATGTTGACAATATGAACACTGCGATTTACAAATTCACTtggttcttttaaaaaataattaaaaatgtacACGAGATTACCACTGCCCAACTGATGTCAgttgttattttgttgttgtttttccacTTTTCGTTGCACGTGTTGCTGCTATGCATTGCCTTACGAGAGTTACTAAAGTCGTATCGTATAATACAAGTGAATGCTATAACCGTTAGAAATTATCGAATAttggacgtgtttttatttagaACACGTACATCTGATTAACGGCtgatactatattcgtttttcacagttgaaaacacatattttttacGGTTAATTTTTTGAAACGCTACAAAAGTCTCAATGAAAAAttaacatagtaccagccactACTGGGGCCTTTTACGCGGAATGCTATCagactccatataaaaaacgtTGGAGAAAAATAAGCGAAAAAGTATTAGTCTGcttagtgaggaaaatggcagaCAAAATTTAGTCATCCTAATACTACAATATGTTCAAaccaaagctgttttgagcaaacgaATCGCTCTTAAAGCGACCCGGTTGCCACAAAAACGAGTCATGTGAGCCCAAATAAAAGTCTAAATTGTGCAAAATAAACACTGcctaaaatcgaattttttaccaaaaaaaatttataaaatcaataaaatttcagtgaaaaagtaagaaaaaaaaatcttaacgtAGAATAGTTTTTCAAAACGACGTAACCAAAATGATTCAGggaaaaatttcacttgcattttgtctttggagaatatttcattaaaacgtTGTCTCTATAGaagttttcattgaaattttgtgtttaaagaaaattttattgatattttgttCTTTATATCAAATATTGGATTACTTATGGTTTTATTGAAACTAATAGTAACTCAAACGAACAACCTAATTATTTAAGCTTCCAGAGGTCTTTTACCCTCTGAAAATTGCGAAATCTAAATGAAAAAGGAACATTTTAGGTTTGACAATTCTaagacttttttttaaaaaaaaattaacggtTTGGACTATTTTTCTCCTTCATTTTGACGATTTATCACGTAAAAACCTGGCTGCACTGCacgattcactaatagaaggttagttCACTtgtgaaaacataaagtggataggctcCATGAACATAattgaggatgtcaaatctgccgattgaaaatgtcaaataggagaaaacgtctTTGTTTacgtaaaaagagaacaagttgacatcctcaatgccaaaaattaaaaaaattttatgtcggctaatcgcttaaccttattcagcacTGATATTAACCTCAATTCCTAagagtttatattttttctttatttatcaaTTCCCGGTGCAAACTTCAGACAAATTTTTAGCGGTCGTTTTCTCCTTACTAATTaacgctggctacatttgtgaggtatcctcccatgttgaaacttctctacaaagttgTTGTAGACACATTTCCTCGTCTAGCTcatataggtgagcaagctggttccgatccaaaggaccgatcgccgcaggtaTAGGgtgcccattggttatttaaaggcgctaataacccgccttgtcatatccagcatcataggcactcagtatttgggcAACAGCCAGTGCCGcctgacctctcactgagagtctccgctgattgtccgcaacggccgttgcagctactccgctaTACGCAtcctgtggacgcgtccggtagcttgcagctaagcttctcatgacagccatgaacaccaaacagatcggacctcaatgtttcagcctgtgtggagacgttcggactcgacaaTAAAAAgaaaggcccttatcattgagcttaaacattaatcgtgggaaatttagtagtataacatattttaagttaaaatatttgcttaatctgccccatgttactatggacatatacctaagtcagtaatcgtaTTGTGCGCTGtaagtactaaaaagtaacctcgcaatttcaagttaggaattccgtgctgtgTTTATCAGGTAAACGACGACGAATTAACAGTGTAAACTTGCTTATACCAAATCGAGCAGAATATAAAAAGCGCAAAAAGATTAAAGTATTATGGATGATTATAGCAGTTTGCAGACATTAGCATTACATTCTCAGAGTTGTAATGACGTATGCTGGATACCCGTcaattcatttgaattccataacTCACTCATGCTTTTCTCCATTGACAGACCATCCGAACGTTTATCAACCGGTTGGAATGGCTTAAGATAGTAGACCACAACTGATATCTTGTTGCTAATTAGAAATTCCAAGACATTATTAATGCATCATCCGCTTGCTTTACGCCAGCTGGAATTCTACAGGTGAGGCCTAACTTAACGCCGCAGTCAGCGAATCTCGCACACGAACGGTACGAGATTCAtggcatgacataattaccaggtagtgtaccgttaacagctgaatacaatttttttcgcgaagaacactatctgtcaacgaattttggttgtgtgtgtgtattatggttaagaaccatacacacactaacaatgaaaaatgccgcgaactagtaacatacacaaaatcagagttgcacttatcacCGATttcgacagatagtgcactttatattttgttgttgggcaactgccactacctataaatgaatatatcttgattcATGGTTCCAGTCATTCTTCCTCCagaatgggagaatgaattCTGGAAATCAATAGGACGATCGGAGATTCACAGGATTAATGAATAATGTTATACATAGAAAGAAAGTTATAAAACATATTTGTGAACGCAAGAATACTAAAAGCCGGATTCGGTTTATGTACTGGCTATATTAGAAATGTAGACCCTATGTATACCAaactcaggattcactaatagaaggttgtcacttaaaaaaacataaagtggataggccccatgaacgcCGTTAAGATTGTCAAAATTTGCCTATTGTGAATGTTAAAACTTTGAAaactttcaattttaaaatagGATTTAAGCAGCGTAAAGCGATCATAGTACGAACCTTTAAATTGTTTCAGTACATTACGTTTATACCGTCACAATACGTTAATCACAAAATCTCTTTACATATCTCGATGGTTGGTAAGCAGCTGTTATTTATTTACTCGTAAAACAACTctgtttttatttctaaaagTTCAGCACAACATTTGCTTTTGCTCCATAATAAATAGTCGGTCTGTAAAATAAAGGAATTAAAAGCCTTTTCTGGACGTGTGAAAAAGAAGATGCACACTGATCTATCACCTCACCTGCATACACCTCATTGTAATGAATTGATTGATGCATTAAAAAAGTGCCACGAGGATGTAAGTAAACCGAGCCTTTTTATATAACCATAAACTTAATAATGCCATTGCCGTTTCTTAGAATAAATTTGCCAAATTTGTGGGATTTTGCAACGATTTCGATAGTGCTGTTGTCAAGTGCTTGAAACAAGAACGCATAGCTCGTTCTGCAGCCAATAGAGCAAAGGCGCGTGAAAGACAAGCGGAATTGAAGAGACTTATAAACGAGCAACAATAGTACCCCTTGCATCCCACGTAAACCCACACTCACAATAGAATCATGCAGATCGATCCTTTGGCAGACTATTACTTCCAACATGAACCACAAATAATTTGTGGCCAAGATGTCAAATCTATAACAGACGAGTATGTTGATGATTATCCATCCGTGGTAGATCGCTTTTTCACacgctattattatattaaaaaagGTGGCGACCAATCACCTTACCAAGTACTATTTCACTCCAATCGCATATGCTTGATCTGTCTTGCCCCGGAGCATCCAGCATTCAGCAAAGGTATAGCTAGCATTAATTTCGATATAGGACAAACAGATCGTGCCAAAAACACTGTAAAgggaaagggcaaaaaaggtGGTATGGTACTACAACACGACTCAACTTTGGCCTTACTCACCACCAAAACGGGTGAGGTTTATAAAATTCCCAGCTGTGTGCGAAGTAAACTAGTTGAGGTTAATACAAAATATGCTGAAGATCCGGAAAGTCTTATAACAGCGGAAGAAGGCGCAGGCTATTTCGCCATTGTACTACCCAAACCAGAACATTGTGAAGAGATTAAGGCCAGCCTT
This Stomoxys calcitrans chromosome 2, idStoCalc2.1, whole genome shotgun sequence DNA region includes the following protein-coding sequences:
- the LOC106085702 gene encoding protein BCCIP homolog is translated as MSANKRKNLNAMEEDLESGSDSETSSDNEDDGPHPEAYTGNEEVQIDFEGRSPTDPDCHGISQLLQRVFLKAHINTMQMADMIIAQNFVGSVICQCEADGMESDADDDMCEDGTIFGITTALNITAKKDVPCIEQFRSFIVQKAEKHAPDAVLKHFRDVLGNEARPIGYLINERFINIPAQISVPLLENLYKEINVAKQKGMPFNFVYFLMVIKFYRKEAKKGKPREDTYTNAEEELIAEKAVNSFEYSVADECDMGMSGDWLEGDATLTPFRKVVLFDAKNLPELIFDIQKYVNGQ
- the LOC106085704 gene encoding COX assembly mitochondrial protein 2 homolog, coding for MHTDLSPHLHTPHCNELIDALKKCHEDNKFAKFVGFCNDFDSAVVKCLKQERIARSAANRAKARERQAELKRLINEQQ
- the LOC106085703 gene encoding protein Abitram, yielding MQIDPLADYYFQHEPQIICGQDVKSITDEYVDDYPSVVDRFFTRYYYIKKGGDQSPYQVLFHSNRICLICLAPEHPAFSKGIASINFDIGQTDRAKNTVKGKGKKGGMVLQHDSTLALLTTKTGEVYKIPSCVRSKLVEVNTKYAEDPESLITAEEGAGYFAIVLPKPEHCEEIKASLMNQEQYDEYMKKSKASEANADE